In the Calderihabitans maritimus genome, GGTCAGGCCATGGCCAAGGAAGTGCGAATCTTCTCGCCACTGTTGACCATTCCCGGCAGCTTGGTTCTGGTGGGCGGGGCTCTTTATTCCTGACTGCGGAGCAGAGCAACGTATAATCTTTTCATTGCCGCAGGCACCGTCGTCATTGCTGCGGCGGGCAGCTTGGCACGATTGGGTTGGTCTGGAGCCCTATATTTGGGTGAGATGCTCGGGTTAGTGCTTTTGTTTTACGGCTTCGTAGGAAGTTGGAAGTATTTACATCCCATTGAAGAGCCTAAGCACTACCGCGACAGGACTTGATATAAGTTGTTACGGTTGTTGAATAATTTTTTTGTCTTTTAACATCATAGTCGGTTCAAAGTTTTCACAGACATGGCCGGCAAAATCCATCAATTTTAAAGCGGGGGTGTGGGAGAAATAAAAAGTCTTGCTTATTTCGATGTTGTTTCTAACTTCTCCAAACTCTTTTTTCGTATAATTGAGACTTCAATAGAAACTGCGCTTAACCTTCGGAAGATCAGGGGAACTCTTCCGAGAGCTAGGATACAACTACCGCAAAGGTCAATAGGGACGAGTAAGTCACGGTGGCCTGAATTGGTCATTGTCCGATACATAAATGTTCGCCCAGGTTTTTGACGGTTGACACGTATACATTTTTCAAATAATATATTTATAGGATACCCCCCTACAGTATTTTTGCCTTTTTTTAGTTTCCGCTAGATTTTGTTATAAGAGCAAGCACTTAACCAAGCCCGCAGGGTTTGCTGCCAACAGGAAATAGTTAGAAAAACGCAGGCAGCAAAATTTTTTGGTTTTTAATACTATAATGTGTAGTACGACGCTGGTTTTAAGGGCTTAAGGCAGTTTGGTGAAAGGGGGGAGACGCGGAGTTATCCAATGTAAGTTGGAGGGAATGCAATGCATCAGGTATTGGTTATCGGAGCAGGGCCGGCGGGAGCTTTTTTATCCTATCTCCTGGCTAAAGAGGGATTAGATGTGGTACTGCTGGAAAAAGCCAAAATGCCCCGCCCGAAACCATGCGGGGGCGCTATTTCATTGCGGGCAAAAAACTTGATTGGCTTTGATTTAGGAGAATTAATCGAGGATGAAATTAATCACTTGGTACTTACTCATAATTTTGTTGACCCGTTGGAGGTCAGGCTGGACTCTCCATTGGCTTATTTGGTAGACAGGAAGCGCTTCGATTTCTTTCTGGTTAAGCAGGCCTTTGAAGCCGGCGCTCAGGTATACGATGAACAGAAAGTCTTAAGAATCGAAATTCTCCCGGATCGAGTACGGGTATTCACTGATAGGGGTTCGTTTGACGGGCAAATAGTGGTAGGTGCCGATGGGGCTAATAGCATTGTGGCCCGTACCCTGGGCTTTAATATAAAATACGGGCGCGCCCTTGCTTTGGACTGTTCAGTATCGTTACCGCCGGAACAAATGTTGCGGTATAAAGGAACCGCCTATATCGATTACGGTATCCTGGCCATGGGTTATAGCTGGATTTTTCCCAAAGCAACTCACCTCACGGCAGGAATTGGTTCCTTTCTGCCCCGAAAAGATAAAAAGCTCAAATTGGAACTGAAAAACTGGCTTGAAACTTACGGTTTGGGTAATGATGGAAATCGATTGGAGGTCAAGGGACACATCGTTCCTACTGGGTTACATACTACTACCTATCATCAAGAGAGGGCCATTTTAGTCGGAGATGCGGCAGGGCTGACTGATCCTTTTACGGGAGAAGGGATCTATAACGCTCTATTGAGTTCCAAATTAGCAGCCCAGGTGATTTTGGATTGTACCAGAAAAAACAAGAGCATTGATTTGCAACCATATTCGCAATTAATCAAGAAAAATATAATTCCCGAATTAAGGGCTGCTGCCAGACTGGCGCTCTTATTCTACCCCTTTTCCGGTACGGTCCATAACCTGTTTTGTAAAAAACCGGAGCTGGTGAAATCACTACTGCAGAGTGTCTATGCTGGCTACGATACTACAGGAGTTTTGCGTCAATATAGTAAATTGATAGTTAATTTTATTAATTCATCATAATGAATTAACAATTGTAGATGGGAACTGGGGTTCCAAAGTCCCATTCATGGCGACTAAACAATAACAAAGGCCGAAGGACTTTGTTTTGAAGGAGGAATTGACAACACATGAAGCAGGTTTTGACTATTGGCCCAATTCATATTTATTTTTTCGGGCTGATGATTGCCTTAGGAGCACTAACTG is a window encoding:
- a CDS encoding geranylgeranyl reductase family protein translates to MHQVLVIGAGPAGAFLSYLLAKEGLDVVLLEKAKMPRPKPCGGAISLRAKNLIGFDLGELIEDEINHLVLTHNFVDPLEVRLDSPLAYLVDRKRFDFFLVKQAFEAGAQVYDEQKVLRIEILPDRVRVFTDRGSFDGQIVVGADGANSIVARTLGFNIKYGRALALDCSVSLPPEQMLRYKGTAYIDYGILAMGYSWIFPKATHLTAGIGSFLPRKDKKLKLELKNWLETYGLGNDGNRLEVKGHIVPTGLHTTTYHQERAILVGDAAGLTDPFTGEGIYNALLSSKLAAQVILDCTRKNKSIDLQPYSQLIKKNIIPELRAAARLALLFYPFSGTVHNLFCKKPELVKSLLQSVYAGYDTTGVLRQYSKLIVNFINSS